One genomic segment of Arthrobacter sp. zg-Y1110 includes these proteins:
- a CDS encoding DedA family protein — protein sequence MTITQAVTPATSVLAEASGDPSALGGVADWAVGMMETIGAPGAGLAIALENLFPPLPSEIILPLAGFTASQGNFSIAAALFWTTLGSVVGALALYGLGAWLGRNRMRRLVAKVPLVDLEDVDKVEAWFGRHGNKAVFFGRMIPLFRSLISIPAGIERMHLLTFTALTTAGSLIWNAIFIAAGYYLGESWHIVEEYAGVFQKIVIVAVIAAAVWFVVSKVRSSRRKQAARGNA from the coding sequence ATGACTATTACACAAGCCGTTACCCCAGCCACCTCCGTCCTCGCCGAAGCCTCAGGCGACCCCTCAGCCCTCGGGGGTGTGGCGGACTGGGCGGTCGGCATGATGGAAACCATCGGCGCTCCCGGCGCCGGGCTGGCCATCGCCCTGGAAAACCTCTTCCCCCCGCTGCCGAGCGAAATCATCCTGCCGCTGGCCGGCTTCACCGCCAGCCAGGGCAACTTCTCCATTGCCGCCGCGCTGTTCTGGACCACGCTGGGGTCCGTCGTCGGGGCCCTGGCGCTCTACGGCCTCGGCGCGTGGCTGGGCCGGAACCGGATGCGCAGGCTGGTGGCGAAGGTGCCGCTGGTGGACCTGGAGGATGTGGACAAAGTCGAGGCCTGGTTCGGGCGGCACGGGAACAAGGCCGTGTTCTTCGGCCGGATGATTCCGCTGTTCCGCAGCCTCATTTCGATACCTGCCGGCATCGAACGGATGCACCTGCTGACCTTCACGGCCCTGACCACTGCAGGCAGCCTGATCTGGAACGCAATCTTCATCGCGGCCGGTTACTACTTGGGTGAAAGCTGGCACATCGTCGAAGAGTACGCCGGCGTTTTCCAGAAGATCGTCATCGTGGCGGTAATTGCCGCGGCGGTATGGTTCGTGGTTTCCAAGGTGCGTAGCTCCCGGCGGAAGCAGGCGGCCCGCGGCAATGCCTGA